A region from the Deltaproteobacteria bacterium genome encodes:
- a CDS encoding AMP-binding protein yields MSNTKQLLDYVYENETKHASKDWLTQPLGGGAVKSYTWSEAVGEARKMAAYLKSLGFEPGSKIGICSKNCAHFMISELAIWMAGYTTVALYPTVNAATASYVLDHSDAKLLFVGKLDEWEEIKKGVPESMPLVAFSLAPANSYDKWDDIIAKTAPITENVSRGVDETALIIYTSGSTGQPKGVMHAFGRIATAVEGMVGSLDITLNERQLSYLPLAHVFERAYVECCSIVGVTHVFFAEALDTFQQDLQRCRPTLFISVPRLWLKFQQGVFSKMPKKKLDFAFKIPIIGKLLRKKILKGLGLDSVRLAGSGSAPIPAELIEWYRDLGLMLLEGYAMSEDFAYSHLSTPEFTEPGYVGVPYPGVEVRLSDAGEILIKSAGNMQGYYKEEAMTAECYTEDGFFHTGDRGERKSNGLLKITGRVKEIFKTSKGKYVAPAPIENIINNDPNVEASCVSGSGYPQPYAQVVVAEDLRGKLGDSSVKAKIESEIKGLFSKVNSEVEHHERLQFIAIVSDDWTIANGFLTPTMKIKRGAIEDATTERLDGWYNEGKQVFWA; encoded by the coding sequence ATGAGTAATACCAAGCAGTTACTGGATTATGTTTACGAGAACGAAACGAAGCACGCTTCCAAGGATTGGCTAACGCAGCCATTGGGCGGCGGCGCCGTAAAGAGCTACACATGGTCTGAGGCCGTAGGCGAGGCCCGTAAGATGGCGGCCTACCTGAAATCATTAGGTTTTGAGCCCGGCAGCAAGATTGGTATTTGCTCCAAAAACTGTGCCCATTTTATGATTTCTGAGCTGGCGATTTGGATGGCAGGCTACACCACCGTAGCTCTTTACCCAACCGTGAATGCCGCCACAGCGAGTTATGTACTCGATCACTCAGATGCGAAGCTGCTTTTTGTGGGCAAGCTGGATGAATGGGAAGAAATCAAAAAGGGCGTGCCTGAGTCTATGCCGCTTGTGGCTTTCTCACTGGCCCCAGCAAACAGCTACGATAAATGGGACGATATCATTGCCAAAACTGCGCCGATTACAGAGAACGTTTCTCGAGGTGTGGATGAGACGGCTCTGATTATTTATACGTCAGGCTCTACCGGGCAACCGAAAGGTGTCATGCATGCCTTCGGGCGCATCGCAACGGCCGTAGAAGGAATGGTAGGCTCCTTAGATATTACCCTTAATGAGCGCCAGCTTTCCTACTTGCCATTGGCTCACGTTTTTGAGCGTGCTTATGTAGAGTGCTGCTCGATTGTTGGTGTGACTCACGTTTTCTTTGCTGAAGCGCTCGATACTTTTCAGCAGGATTTACAACGTTGTCGTCCGACACTCTTTATTTCGGTACCACGTTTATGGCTGAAGTTTCAGCAGGGCGTGTTTAGTAAAATGCCGAAGAAGAAGCTCGATTTTGCTTTCAAGATTCCTATTATCGGTAAGCTATTGCGCAAGAAAATTCTTAAGGGCTTAGGCTTGGATTCGGTGCGTCTCGCGGGCAGTGGTTCTGCGCCGATTCCAGCTGAACTCATCGAGTGGTACCGAGATCTTGGCTTGATGCTTCTTGAAGGTTACGCCATGAGTGAAGACTTCGCTTACTCGCACCTATCAACACCAGAGTTCACAGAGCCTGGCTATGTGGGTGTTCCGTATCCTGGCGTTGAAGTTCGCTTAAGCGATGCAGGTGAGATTCTGATTAAGTCTGCGGGCAACATGCAGGGCTACTACAAAGAAGAAGCCATGACTGCAGAGTGCTACACAGAAGATGGATTCTTTCACACGGGTGACCGAGGTGAGCGAAAGTCCAATGGTCTTTTGAAAATCACAGGCCGCGTGAAGGAAATCTTCAAGACTTCCAAGGGCAAGTATGTTGCTCCTGCACCGATTGAGAACATCATCAACAACGATCCTAATGTCGAGGCCAGCTGCGTGTCGGGTTCTGGTTACCCGCAACCTTACGCTCAAGTTGTTGTTGCCGAAGATTTACGCGGCAAGCTGGGCGATAGCTCAGTGAAGGCGAAAATTGAAAGCGAAATTAAAGGGCTCTTCAGCAAAGTAAACAGCGAAGTTGAGCATCACGAGCGATTGCAGTTTATTGCGATTGTTTCTGACGATTGGACCATCGCCAATGGTTTTCTAACGCCAACGATGAAGATCAAGCGCGGTGCCATTGAAGATGCCACCACTGAGCGCCTCGATGGTTGGTACAATGAAGGCAAGCAAGTCTTCTGGGCTTAA
- a CDS encoding CotH kinase family protein — protein sequence MKNMKRALVLSLFSVLLLSACGEDSAGDSTSTTGAGETGNETSTEVNTNPNACDGDAVDLVRPDGWTTSTHCKGVPANYEQVFDDTVVHRIDITVTADNYQATMNDLESILGGGGGGGFGGLDDTPEPMYVPVTLQYNGLTWWNVGMRYKGNSSLHMGWGDGVRKLAFRFHFDKYEDDFPELKNQRFYGFKKMTFSNGFKDDSLIRDKMAANIFRAAGVPAAQGAFARVYVDFGEGPTYFGLYTMIEDPSDEMLETQFDDDSGNLYKPEGEGATWQRFVQEDFSKKTHEDEADFSDIIAALDALHASRTNDVQWRDGLEAVFDVNAFLRCLAVNQVIVNWDSYGMMDHNYFVYGDPSKGGKLVWFPWDLNEAMLSDGPGSSISNSIMLDSVNDDWPLIRYLLDDSVYRELYKDEVRAVLEGAFVTQTVHAQMDRYHSLITPYVVGPEAIEEEPYTFLRRASRFEEALTRFRDGLKPHVEDRYDEAWSQLDAD from the coding sequence TTGAAAAATATGAAGCGAGCCTTGGTACTCAGTCTCTTCAGCGTTCTCTTGTTGAGCGCCTGTGGTGAAGACTCTGCAGGTGATTCCACATCGACCACCGGAGCAGGTGAAACCGGCAACGAGACATCAACCGAGGTTAATACCAACCCGAATGCGTGCGATGGTGATGCGGTCGACTTGGTCAGGCCTGATGGCTGGACAACGAGCACTCATTGTAAAGGCGTACCTGCAAACTATGAGCAGGTCTTTGATGACACGGTTGTGCACCGAATTGATATTACGGTGACTGCAGATAATTACCAAGCGACCATGAACGACTTAGAGTCCATTCTAGGCGGCGGTGGTGGCGGCGGCTTTGGTGGTTTAGATGATACGCCGGAGCCTATGTATGTGCCGGTGACTCTTCAATACAACGGACTCACCTGGTGGAACGTTGGTATGCGCTACAAAGGTAACTCTTCGCTCCACATGGGCTGGGGTGATGGCGTGAGGAAGCTGGCATTCCGATTTCATTTCGATAAATACGAAGATGACTTTCCGGAGCTTAAGAATCAGAGATTCTACGGTTTTAAGAAAATGACTTTTAGCAACGGCTTTAAGGACGACTCCCTGATTCGTGACAAAATGGCAGCCAATATTTTTAGGGCAGCGGGTGTGCCGGCCGCGCAAGGAGCTTTCGCGCGGGTTTACGTAGATTTCGGAGAGGGGCCCACTTACTTTGGCCTCTACACGATGATTGAGGATCCGTCAGATGAGATGCTCGAAACTCAATTCGATGATGATTCGGGTAATCTTTATAAGCCCGAAGGCGAGGGGGCTACTTGGCAGCGCTTTGTCCAGGAAGACTTCTCTAAGAAGACCCATGAAGACGAAGCTGATTTTAGCGATATCATCGCAGCTTTGGATGCCTTACACGCGAGCCGCACCAACGATGTGCAGTGGCGCGATGGGCTCGAGGCAGTATTCGATGTGAATGCATTTTTACGTTGTTTGGCGGTGAATCAGGTCATCGTGAATTGGGACAGCTACGGGATGATGGATCACAACTATTTCGTTTACGGCGATCCGTCCAAGGGTGGTAAACTGGTTTGGTTTCCTTGGGACCTCAACGAAGCCATGCTCTCGGATGGACCAGGTAGTTCAATCTCTAATTCGATAATGCTCGACAGCGTGAATGATGACTGGCCTTTGATTCGGTATCTTCTCGACGATTCGGTCTATCGAGAACTTTATAAGGACGAAGTGCGTGCGGTCTTAGAAGGTGCTTTTGTAACGCAAACTGTCCATGCACAGATGGACCGCTACCACTCACTGATTACGCCTTATGTGGTCGGTCCGGAAGCAATCGAAGAAGAGCCTTATACATTTTTACGACGTGCGTCTCGATTCGAAGAAGCACTCACTCGTTTTCGAGACGGTTTGAAGCCTCACGTGGAAGATCGCTATGACGAAGCGTGGAGTCAGTTGGATGCAGATTGA
- a CDS encoding thioesterase family protein, with translation MSLTISSMSAVKPVKPGRYVAQFDASWFKGPGACGGLVFAALANAFKAAQDSEDRQLRSLSVQLCAPAPQGPLSIEVETVRSGKRICHMRALMKSEKETIAIASAVMGSDRPNSYDFNEFKMPEVTKPEDCLRLPALPADIAYIQHLDVRPCWGGLPMSGHEGAFSGGWLKPLEAPEFWDEALAAALLDMWWPAILVTEKQARPMGSITYHATFYMPSEPLKTDYALLTTQSTVTKEGYSQERDMLWTRDGQLIAMAEQQILVIK, from the coding sequence GTGAGCCTTACTATTTCCTCTATGTCCGCAGTTAAACCAGTTAAGCCTGGTAGATACGTCGCCCAATTCGATGCTTCTTGGTTCAAAGGGCCCGGTGCGTGTGGTGGTCTGGTGTTTGCTGCTCTCGCAAATGCCTTCAAAGCCGCTCAAGATTCCGAAGACCGTCAACTGCGTTCACTCTCCGTTCAGCTCTGTGCTCCAGCCCCTCAGGGACCACTCTCGATTGAAGTGGAGACCGTGCGCTCAGGCAAACGCATCTGCCATATGCGCGCACTGATGAAGAGCGAGAAGGAAACCATCGCCATTGCATCGGCCGTCATGGGATCCGACCGGCCCAACAGCTACGACTTTAACGAGTTCAAAATGCCGGAAGTGACCAAGCCAGAGGACTGCCTACGGCTGCCCGCCCTACCTGCAGATATCGCCTATATCCAGCACTTAGATGTTCGTCCCTGCTGGGGTGGTCTCCCTATGAGTGGTCATGAAGGCGCGTTTTCTGGTGGCTGGCTTAAGCCGCTTGAAGCACCCGAATTTTGGGATGAAGCACTGGCCGCAGCCTTATTGGATATGTGGTGGCCCGCAATATTGGTGACCGAAAAGCAGGCACGCCCCATGGGCAGCATCACCTATCACGCAACTTTCTACATGCCCTCAGAGCCTCTCAAGACGGACTACGCCCTGCTCACCACACAAAGTACGGTGACCAAAGAGGGCTACTCCCAGGAACGGGATATGCTTTGGACAAGAGACGGCCAGCTGATTGCTATGGCCGAACAGCAGATTCTAGTGATCAAATAA